The Mesorhizobium sp. M1D.F.Ca.ET.043.01.1.1 genome contains a region encoding:
- a CDS encoding (2Fe-2S)-binding protein → MAKVPVQFTLNGSEKAEFIESGTTLLHALRDKIGDTSPKGGCHQGTCGACSVIIDGELRLSCLTLAETCNGADITTTAGLAEGGVLHPLQRAFLDAFATQCGFCTPGMIMAAKVLLDRTPNPSREDVVEALSGNICRCTGYEPIIQAVLTAARANSQSAA, encoded by the coding sequence ATGGCAAAGGTACCTGTCCAATTCACGCTCAACGGCTCCGAGAAGGCCGAATTCATCGAGAGCGGCACGACGCTGCTCCACGCGCTGCGCGACAAGATCGGCGACACATCGCCGAAAGGCGGTTGCCACCAGGGCACCTGCGGCGCTTGCTCGGTCATCATCGACGGCGAGTTGAGGCTGTCCTGCCTGACATTGGCCGAGACCTGCAACGGCGCCGACATCACGACCACTGCCGGCCTCGCCGAAGGCGGCGTGCTGCATCCGCTGCAGCGCGCCTTCCTCGATGCCTTCGCCACCCAATGCGGCTTCTGCACGCCGGGCATGATCATGGCCGCCAAGGTGCTGCTCGACCGCACGCCGAATCCGAGCCGCGAGGATGTGGTCGAGGCGCTGTCCGGCAACATCTGCCGCTGCACCGGCTACGAGCCGATCATCCAGGCGGTGCTGACCGCCGCGCGCG